A section of the Alligator mississippiensis isolate rAllMis1 chromosome 8, rAllMis1, whole genome shotgun sequence genome encodes:
- the ARL16 gene encoding ADP-ribosylation factor-like protein 16 isoform X2, which yields MGPIWASYYGDCRAVLFVIDASNPTQISSSCVQLLSLLSAEQLAAVPVLIVFNKIDLPCYMSLLEMKSLFRIQDMVSCATQPITVVETSARDGTGLPEVLQWFQSTLKDAS from the exons ATGGGCCCCATCTGGGCCAGTTACTATGGAGACTGCCGTGCAGTGCTG TTTGTGATTGATGCCTCAAACCCCACCCAGATCTCCTCGTCCTGCGTCCAGCTGCTGTCTCtcctttctgcagagcagcttgCTGCAGTGCCAGTCCTCATTGTCTTCAACAAGAT CGACCTGCCCTGCTACATGTCCCTTCTGGAGATGAAGTCCCTGTTCCGCATCCAGGATATGGTCTCCTGTGCCACGCAGCCCATCACCGTAGTGGAGACCAGCGCCCGTGATGGCACGGGCCTGCCCGAAGTGCTACAGTGGTTTCAGTCCACCCTCAAGGATGCTAGCTGA
- the ARL16 gene encoding ADP-ribosylation factor-like protein 16 isoform X1 has product MYLLLGASGAGKTLLGKRLRQLSAKDGPRELGEPPPTLPTVGTNLTDLLLQKKITIRELGGCMGPIWASYYGDCRAVLFVIDASNPTQISSSCVQLLSLLSAEQLAAVPVLIVFNKIDLPCYMSLLEMKSLFRIQDMVSCATQPITVVETSARDGTGLPEVLQWFQSTLKDAS; this is encoded by the exons ATGTACCTGCTGCTGGGGGCCTCGGGTGCGGGCAAGACGTTGCTGGGCAAGCGGCTGCGG cagctgagcgCCAAGGACGGGCCGCGGGAGCTGGGCGAGCCGCCCCCCACGCTGCCCACG GTGGGCACGAACCTGACCGACCTCCTGCTCCAAAAGAAGATCACGATCCGGGAGCTGGGGGGCTGCATGGGCCCCATCTGGGCCAGTTACTATGGAGACTGCCGTGCAGTGCTG TTTGTGATTGATGCCTCAAACCCCACCCAGATCTCCTCGTCCTGCGTCCAGCTGCTGTCTCtcctttctgcagagcagcttgCTGCAGTGCCAGTCCTCATTGTCTTCAACAAGAT CGACCTGCCCTGCTACATGTCCCTTCTGGAGATGAAGTCCCTGTTCCGCATCCAGGATATGGTCTCCTGTGCCACGCAGCCCATCACCGTAGTGGAGACCAGCGCCCGTGATGGCACGGGCCTGCCCGAAGTGCTACAGTGGTTTCAGTCCACCCTCAAGGATGCTAGCTGA
- the TMC6 gene encoding transmembrane channel-like protein 6 isoform X1, giving the protein MATQPPHAAAASTPSSTSWRSAASSIAAEEEVARSAPVTPARPPRHILRPPTLACSTAGSLQRWGHPGPRTCQQCAAQHPGGRAIGRRHHVTGFGPLPRHFLCCLRGPERCREAQLSPRPGPARGGGRGGGGGEAELHVAPPGRAGPPQPHLLGQGAPAAQDMLEPAAAADEGDPGPVEEPVLWSPASPSAARPVAARTLAMSQPLASTLPIPEGQEDTSPDLSPYDEGAVHDSFHEIIQEQGLQLRELCLGGKEPLAYMPPVAPGAEAWAKPERSWEHPEYSAATLRILASMPSRTIGRSRGAILSQYYNRTARLRRRSSRPPLLQTSRAARPSLRQYDLELDAGHAQEEEKRCLLVKELQSLPSSQRSHLLLTMPLSLAQKRSLRQDSSGQGDTLKKPRRTRGPLPGCSQVEYYLILGVRSTWYGLLSSLPTLQPWHYALKQIGGRFGSSVLSYFLFLKTLLLFNLLLFLLLLVFVVAMQAAYPLTTPARRTFMGLELLTGAGSFTHTLMYCGYYSNDTLNDPCVLGPSSVRCQRGRSRLPYNMPLAYLFTVGVSFFITCILLVYSMSRSFGESYRVDSTRGDLAMKLFCTWDWKVTQRRSVQLLQDNLCTQLKELLGELRDQYRPRSLCQQLHRLAVLALTWALSLGSVLACVLAVYYFSEHMHRVQQKSWEQHSSEMQQEAQLLALPLVVSLMNLVLPYVYSGLGTWERQESPVLGVYVAICRNLLLKMVVLGMLCYHWLSRKVGLSGDKCWETSVGQELYRFVVMDFIFILLDTLLGELLWRLILEKRLKRKQRPEFDIARNVLELIYGQTLTWLGVLFSPLLPAIQILKLLLLFYIKKASLMKNCQSPSKPWRASHMSTVFITLLCFPSFLGAAVFLSYTIWSAKPSETCGPFRTLETIYESGKTWVRRLEHSGPSITWFTWIHQHLVENTFFLFFMSSILLAVIYLKIQVVKGQRRIIGLLKEQITNEGADKTFLIQKLHSIYAKQEQRT; this is encoded by the exons ATGGCCACGCAGCCTCCCCacgcagctgctgccagcacccccagcagcACGTCCTGGCGCTCCGCAGCTTCGAGCATCGCTGCAGAAGAGGAAGTTGCCCGCTCTGCCCCCGTGACCCCAGCCCGGCCCCCGCGGCACATCCTCCGGCCGCCTACGCTGGCCTGCTCAACTGCGGGGTCCCTTCAGCGGTGGGGGCACCCGGGCCCCCGCACCTGCCAGCAGTGTGCTGCGCAGCACCCGGGCGGCAGGGCGATAGGGCGCCGGCATCATGTGACAGGATTTGGGCCCCTGCCTCGACACTTCCTTTGCTGCCTGCGAGGCCCGGAAAGGTGCAGGGAGGCGCAGCTGTcgcccaggccaggccctgccagaggaggaggaagaggaggaggaggcg GTGAGGCAGAGCTGCACGTGGCCCCTCCAGGCAGAGCCGGGCCTCCCCAGCCACACCTGCTGGGCCAAGGAGCTCCAGCTGCGCAGGACATGCTGGAGCCAGCGg CGGCCGCGGACGAGGGAGACCCGGGGCCAGTAGAGGAGCCCGTCCTGTGGAGCCCCGCCAGCCCCAGCGCCGCCCGGCCTGTTGCAGCCCGAACCCTTGCAATGTCCCAGCCTCTTGCCTCCACCCTGCCCATCCCCGAGGGCCAGGAGGACACCAG CCCAGACCTGAGCCCATATGATGAGGGGGCCGTGCATGACTCCTTCCACGAGATCATCCAGGAGCAAGGCCTGCAGCTGCGGGAGCTGTGCTTGGGGGGCAAAG AGCCCTTGGCCTACATGCCTCCTGTCGCCCCCGGGGCCGAGGCCTGGGCCAAGCCCGAGCGCAGCTGGGAGCACCCCGAGTACTCCGCCGCCACGCTGAGGATCCTGGCCAGCATGCCCAGCCGCACCATCG GCCGCAGCCGCGGGGCCATCCTCTCGCAGTACTACAACCGCACAGCCCGGCTGCGGCGCCGGAGCAGccgcccacccctgctgcagactTCCCGCGCCGCCCGGCCCAGCCTCCGCCAGTACGACCTGGAGCTGGACGCTGGCCATGCCCAAGAAGAAG AAAAGCGGTGCCTGCTGGTCAAGGAGCTGCAGAGCCTCCCAAGCAGCCAGCGCAGCCACCTGCTGCTGaccatgcctctcagcctggcCCAGAAGCGCAGCCTCAG GCAGGACTCGAGCGGGCAGGGAGACACCCTGAAGAAGCCCCGCAGGACCCGGGGCCCCCTGCCTGGATGCAGCCAAGTCGAGTACTACCTCATCCTC GGTGTCCGGAGTACCTGGTACGGGCTGCTGTCCTCCCTGCCCACGCTGCAGCCCTGGCACTACGCCCTCAAGCAGATCGGCGGCCGCTTCGGCTCCAGCGTCCTGTCCTACTTCCTGTTCCTCAAGACTCTGCTCCTGTTCAACCTCCTCCTGTTCCTCCTGCTCCTCGTCTTCGTCGTGGCCATGCAGGCCGCCTACCCCCTGACCACCCCTGCCCGCCGCACCTTCATGGGCCTCGAGCTCCTCACCGGGGCT GGCTCCTTCACCCACACGCTGATGTACTGCGGCTACTACAGTAACGACACCCTGAATGACCCCTGCGTCTTGGGCCCCAGCTCCGTGAGGTGTCAACGCGGCCGCAGCCGCTTGCCCTACAACATGCCGCTGGCCTACCTCTTCACCGTCGGGGTCTCCTTCTTCATTACCTGCATCCTGCTGGTGTACAG catGTCACGGTCCTTCGGGGAGAGCTACCGTGTGGACAGCACCAGGGGCGACCTCGCCATGAAGCTATTCTGCACCTGGGACTGGAAGGTGACACAGCGGCgctctgtgcagctgctgcaggacaaCCTCTGCACCCAGCTGAAG gagctgctgggggagCTCCGGGACCAGTACCGCCCCAGGAGCCTGTGCCAGCAGCTGCACAGGCTGGCAGTGCTGGCCCTGACCTGGGCCTTGTCGCTGGGCAGCGTGCTGGCCTGCGTCCTCGCCGTCTACTACTTCTCGGAGCACATGCACAGG GTGCAGCAGAagagctgggagcagcacagcagcgagatgcagcaggaagcccagctgctggccctgcCGCTGGTCGTATCCCTGATGAATTTGGTGCTGCCCTATGTGTACAGCGGGCTGGGCACCTGGGAGAGGCaggagtccccagtgctgggggTCTACGTGGCCATCTGCAG GAACTTGCTGCTGAAGATGGTGGTGCTGGGGATGCTGTGCTACCACTGGCTGAGCCGCAAGGTCGGGCTTTCAGGGGACAAG TGCTGGGAGACATCGGTGGGGCAGGAGCTGTACCGCTTCGTGGTGATGGACTTCATCTTCATCCTGCTGGACACCCTCcttggggagctgctctggag GCTGATCCTggagaagaggctgaagaggaAGCAGCGGCCGGAGTTCGACATCGCACGGAACGTGCTGGAGCTGATTTACGGGCAGACGCTGACTTG GCTGGGCGTCCTCTTCTCCCCGCTCCTCCCCGCCATCCAGATCCTGAAGCTGCTGCTCTTGTTCTACATTAAAAAG GCCAGCCTGATGAAGAACTGCCAGTCGCCCAGCAAGCCCTGGCGGGCATCACACATGAGCACTGTCTTCATCACCCTCCTGTGCTTCCCGTCCTTCCTGGGAGCAGCCGTCTTCCTGTCCTACACCATCTGGTC AGCAAAGCCATCGGAGACGTGCGGCCCATTCCGGACCCTGGAGACCATCTATGAGTCTGGGAAGACCTGGGTGCGGCGGCTGGAGCATTCCGGCCCCAGCATCACCTGGTTCACCTGGATCCACCAACACCTGGTGGAAAACACCTTCTTCCTGTTCTTCATGTCCAGCATCCTGCT GGCAGTGATCTACCTCAAAATCCAGGTGGTGAAAGGCCAGCGCAGGATCATCGGCCTGCTGAAGGAGCAGATCACCAAC GAAGGGGCGGACAAGACGTTCCTCATTCAGAAACTTCACTCCATCTATGCAAAGCAGGAGCAGCGCACCTGA
- the TMC6 gene encoding transmembrane channel-like protein 6 isoform X2, which translates to MSQPLASTLPIPEGQEDTSPDLSPYDEGAVHDSFHEIIQEQGLQLRELCLGGKEPLAYMPPVAPGAEAWAKPERSWEHPEYSAATLRILASMPSRTIGRSRGAILSQYYNRTARLRRRSSRPPLLQTSRAARPSLRQYDLELDAGHAQEEEKRCLLVKELQSLPSSQRSHLLLTMPLSLAQKRSLRQDSSGQGDTLKKPRRTRGPLPGCSQVEYYLILGVRSTWYGLLSSLPTLQPWHYALKQIGGRFGSSVLSYFLFLKTLLLFNLLLFLLLLVFVVAMQAAYPLTTPARRTFMGLELLTGAGSFTHTLMYCGYYSNDTLNDPCVLGPSSVRCQRGRSRLPYNMPLAYLFTVGVSFFITCILLVYSMSRSFGESYRVDSTRGDLAMKLFCTWDWKVTQRRSVQLLQDNLCTQLKELLGELRDQYRPRSLCQQLHRLAVLALTWALSLGSVLACVLAVYYFSEHMHRVQQKSWEQHSSEMQQEAQLLALPLVVSLMNLVLPYVYSGLGTWERQESPVLGVYVAICRNLLLKMVVLGMLCYHWLSRKVGLSGDKCWETSVGQELYRFVVMDFIFILLDTLLGELLWRLILEKRLKRKQRPEFDIARNVLELIYGQTLTWLGVLFSPLLPAIQILKLLLLFYIKKASLMKNCQSPSKPWRASHMSTVFITLLCFPSFLGAAVFLSYTIWSAKPSETCGPFRTLETIYESGKTWVRRLEHSGPSITWFTWIHQHLVENTFFLFFMSSILLAVIYLKIQVVKGQRRIIGLLKEQITNEGADKTFLIQKLHSIYAKQEQRT; encoded by the exons ATGTCCCAGCCTCTTGCCTCCACCCTGCCCATCCCCGAGGGCCAGGAGGACACCAG CCCAGACCTGAGCCCATATGATGAGGGGGCCGTGCATGACTCCTTCCACGAGATCATCCAGGAGCAAGGCCTGCAGCTGCGGGAGCTGTGCTTGGGGGGCAAAG AGCCCTTGGCCTACATGCCTCCTGTCGCCCCCGGGGCCGAGGCCTGGGCCAAGCCCGAGCGCAGCTGGGAGCACCCCGAGTACTCCGCCGCCACGCTGAGGATCCTGGCCAGCATGCCCAGCCGCACCATCG GCCGCAGCCGCGGGGCCATCCTCTCGCAGTACTACAACCGCACAGCCCGGCTGCGGCGCCGGAGCAGccgcccacccctgctgcagactTCCCGCGCCGCCCGGCCCAGCCTCCGCCAGTACGACCTGGAGCTGGACGCTGGCCATGCCCAAGAAGAAG AAAAGCGGTGCCTGCTGGTCAAGGAGCTGCAGAGCCTCCCAAGCAGCCAGCGCAGCCACCTGCTGCTGaccatgcctctcagcctggcCCAGAAGCGCAGCCTCAG GCAGGACTCGAGCGGGCAGGGAGACACCCTGAAGAAGCCCCGCAGGACCCGGGGCCCCCTGCCTGGATGCAGCCAAGTCGAGTACTACCTCATCCTC GGTGTCCGGAGTACCTGGTACGGGCTGCTGTCCTCCCTGCCCACGCTGCAGCCCTGGCACTACGCCCTCAAGCAGATCGGCGGCCGCTTCGGCTCCAGCGTCCTGTCCTACTTCCTGTTCCTCAAGACTCTGCTCCTGTTCAACCTCCTCCTGTTCCTCCTGCTCCTCGTCTTCGTCGTGGCCATGCAGGCCGCCTACCCCCTGACCACCCCTGCCCGCCGCACCTTCATGGGCCTCGAGCTCCTCACCGGGGCT GGCTCCTTCACCCACACGCTGATGTACTGCGGCTACTACAGTAACGACACCCTGAATGACCCCTGCGTCTTGGGCCCCAGCTCCGTGAGGTGTCAACGCGGCCGCAGCCGCTTGCCCTACAACATGCCGCTGGCCTACCTCTTCACCGTCGGGGTCTCCTTCTTCATTACCTGCATCCTGCTGGTGTACAG catGTCACGGTCCTTCGGGGAGAGCTACCGTGTGGACAGCACCAGGGGCGACCTCGCCATGAAGCTATTCTGCACCTGGGACTGGAAGGTGACACAGCGGCgctctgtgcagctgctgcaggacaaCCTCTGCACCCAGCTGAAG gagctgctgggggagCTCCGGGACCAGTACCGCCCCAGGAGCCTGTGCCAGCAGCTGCACAGGCTGGCAGTGCTGGCCCTGACCTGGGCCTTGTCGCTGGGCAGCGTGCTGGCCTGCGTCCTCGCCGTCTACTACTTCTCGGAGCACATGCACAGG GTGCAGCAGAagagctgggagcagcacagcagcgagatgcagcaggaagcccagctgctggccctgcCGCTGGTCGTATCCCTGATGAATTTGGTGCTGCCCTATGTGTACAGCGGGCTGGGCACCTGGGAGAGGCaggagtccccagtgctgggggTCTACGTGGCCATCTGCAG GAACTTGCTGCTGAAGATGGTGGTGCTGGGGATGCTGTGCTACCACTGGCTGAGCCGCAAGGTCGGGCTTTCAGGGGACAAG TGCTGGGAGACATCGGTGGGGCAGGAGCTGTACCGCTTCGTGGTGATGGACTTCATCTTCATCCTGCTGGACACCCTCcttggggagctgctctggag GCTGATCCTggagaagaggctgaagaggaAGCAGCGGCCGGAGTTCGACATCGCACGGAACGTGCTGGAGCTGATTTACGGGCAGACGCTGACTTG GCTGGGCGTCCTCTTCTCCCCGCTCCTCCCCGCCATCCAGATCCTGAAGCTGCTGCTCTTGTTCTACATTAAAAAG GCCAGCCTGATGAAGAACTGCCAGTCGCCCAGCAAGCCCTGGCGGGCATCACACATGAGCACTGTCTTCATCACCCTCCTGTGCTTCCCGTCCTTCCTGGGAGCAGCCGTCTTCCTGTCCTACACCATCTGGTC AGCAAAGCCATCGGAGACGTGCGGCCCATTCCGGACCCTGGAGACCATCTATGAGTCTGGGAAGACCTGGGTGCGGCGGCTGGAGCATTCCGGCCCCAGCATCACCTGGTTCACCTGGATCCACCAACACCTGGTGGAAAACACCTTCTTCCTGTTCTTCATGTCCAGCATCCTGCT GGCAGTGATCTACCTCAAAATCCAGGTGGTGAAAGGCCAGCGCAGGATCATCGGCCTGCTGAAGGAGCAGATCACCAAC GAAGGGGCGGACAAGACGTTCCTCATTCAGAAACTTCACTCCATCTATGCAAAGCAGGAGCAGCGCACCTGA
- the ARL16 gene encoding ADP-ribosylation factor-like protein 16 isoform X3: protein MCMGAAPRDPRGGGQHPGIPMVGTNLTDLLLQKKITIRELGGCMGPIWASYYGDCRAVLFVIDASNPTQISSSCVQLLSLLSAEQLAAVPVLIVFNKIDLPCYMSLLEMKSLFRIQDMVSCATQPITVVETSARDGTGLPEVLQWFQSTLKDAS, encoded by the exons ATGTGCATGGGGGCAGCACCCCGGGATCCCCGTGGCGGGGGACAACACCCCGGGATCCccatg GTGGGCACGAACCTGACCGACCTCCTGCTCCAAAAGAAGATCACGATCCGGGAGCTGGGGGGCTGCATGGGCCCCATCTGGGCCAGTTACTATGGAGACTGCCGTGCAGTGCTG TTTGTGATTGATGCCTCAAACCCCACCCAGATCTCCTCGTCCTGCGTCCAGCTGCTGTCTCtcctttctgcagagcagcttgCTGCAGTGCCAGTCCTCATTGTCTTCAACAAGAT CGACCTGCCCTGCTACATGTCCCTTCTGGAGATGAAGTCCCTGTTCCGCATCCAGGATATGGTCTCCTGTGCCACGCAGCCCATCACCGTAGTGGAGACCAGCGCCCGTGATGGCACGGGCCTGCCCGAAGTGCTACAGTGGTTTCAGTCCACCCTCAAGGATGCTAGCTGA
- the ARL16 gene encoding ADP-ribosylation factor-like protein 16 isoform X4 translates to MVGTNLTDLLLQKKITIRELGGCMGPIWASYYGDCRAVLFVIDASNPTQISSSCVQLLSLLSAEQLAAVPVLIVFNKIDLPCYMSLLEMKSLFRIQDMVSCATQPITVVETSARDGTGLPEVLQWFQSTLKDAS, encoded by the exons atg GTGGGCACGAACCTGACCGACCTCCTGCTCCAAAAGAAGATCACGATCCGGGAGCTGGGGGGCTGCATGGGCCCCATCTGGGCCAGTTACTATGGAGACTGCCGTGCAGTGCTG TTTGTGATTGATGCCTCAAACCCCACCCAGATCTCCTCGTCCTGCGTCCAGCTGCTGTCTCtcctttctgcagagcagcttgCTGCAGTGCCAGTCCTCATTGTCTTCAACAAGAT CGACCTGCCCTGCTACATGTCCCTTCTGGAGATGAAGTCCCTGTTCCGCATCCAGGATATGGTCTCCTGTGCCACGCAGCCCATCACCGTAGTGGAGACCAGCGCCCGTGATGGCACGGGCCTGCCCGAAGTGCTACAGTGGTTTCAGTCCACCCTCAAGGATGCTAGCTGA